The genomic stretch ccgcccaggGGGAGAAACCCCTTGGTCTCCGCTTCGAACCACGGGCAGGTATGATTTCTCTAAGTTATAAATTGTTATTATTGCTACTGTTTCGATTCAGAATAAAATATCTTTAGTTAAATCACCCTATGAAGAAATAATTAAAAGATGTTTTATTCATGACCACAAGATAGACTTATACCATCATAATTCCTAGAAATTCCTATTGTTGTTGGGAACTTTAATATAGGGACCCCATATTACTTAATTTGTTGTGGAAAGagagatagtatgaatatgagaACTTGATTTCTGATGTCTAGTCATTTGTAGAATTATACTTTTCAAATCTTAAAATGATTAGCTATACTTCTCCTCTGTACCAAGAATTGATGTCCTACTAGAGCCATGCATGATAGATATAAACTAGCTCATAGGCTACTTGCTTTGTATTGAGTTTTGTTAAACCTTATTGACCTATGTTGAGAggattatcatgctcctaagatcaagatcacatacacccacatatatctGCCATTCCTACACTGGGAATGCGCACAAATATGCTTTTTCATCCACTAAAAATGTTttactcctacactgggagaaAACACAAAAAGAGTCTTAGTAGGAATAATTGCTCTAAGTTCTTTAAAAAGTCTTTCTCAATATTTTCTGGTTACAGAAGGAGGTATGAGGCTATGCAAAATAAAAGTattgaaaaaagagagaaaaaaagagaaaaaggacaagtgtcctagaaagaaagaagaataaaAGATAGCCTATACCATCCTGTGCAACGACCATCAGTGCTATTAGAGAAAGAAGACATTTTCCAAAAGAGCAATGTAGAATTAGGATTAGCCACTATAtattccacacacatgcacttcttgatctaagagtatgctaTTCCCCTCCATGGATCTGAGTTTTGACTAAGCAAGATATGCAAGGTAGGTATGCTATTTCTTTGAATTACCTTTAACTCCATATAAGCCTATATAGAGTAGGATGTATCTATTTACTTTGGTGAGTTCCACAATACCACATATAATGAGTGATTCGAGTGTGCTACATGATGGAGAAGGGTAagctaagtttttatttgcaaaaatattataaaactccaagtgacagggctAAAGGAAAAGAGAACTCTATTTTGTACTCCTCCATCCTCAACCTCTCAAAGTTTTATGGTAGACACTTTGAATCCCGTAGTACAGGTATGACTTGGAATAAATCTGGTAATGTCTTGGTTTGAGGTTATGATTAAAATAGTCTATCTATCCTTTttcctcgaggacgagtaaaagataAGTGCggagagtttgttgatggtagataactcctaattttaaccgtcaacataatATGAAAAAGGACCTATTTGCAAGCACTCAATAGATATAGGgttaattccacgagttttggtgattgtctatttctacaggaggTTACCAAAATAATAACAAAAGGCTCCACAtgcagatttacatagagagaagaccgaaacgtcaactcaggaagactctagaagactccGGGAGCCACCACCTGAAAGGTGGGACCCATCTGTCAGAGGGCACGAGCGAGCGTCCCACCCTAACAGGGGCGGCCACCCGGGGGCAGAGACCAATCACGTTCGTTCtcgtggatcctgcctccaccgactttgaggattaatcttaagtgcacgtttaagtcggcttgatccaagggctggtgattcctaggggctataaataaagactcTACCCCCCTGAGATGTaactctgaaaccctaattcatattttccagagagagttagacagagaggggtccctcgaatggatctgtctctttagGGTGATAGCAGTAAGAGAGActgagagagtatagggtgaatataggagttgaggaagcccggcctattgGTGCCTTCTTTTTCGTATCTTCGGGATTAAGTCTCCGAACGTGAGGCTTGGTTCTCGAATCATTCGGCAATTGAACTTCTgatactagtaagttattgttctttagtttaCGAGTTTACTTTATTCACTTTGCATAGGGAATAGAGTAATTGTTCGTAGCGTAAGGCTGGTGCTTGGGTTAGGAATACTCGTACATATTTGGCCGAATTTGTGGTAGCCTTTTGGAGGAAGTGACAATCCTCTTAGGTCTCAGTAATCCACGTCCTGTCAAGAGGTAAGGTAGGGTATATAGTACTAgggagcaactccagcagtagcCCCCAAAACTAGGCCTCTACTTTTAATTTAGGTGCTCCCCCTACTTCTTGGGGCTCAACTTTTTTGCTTCAACTCCAACAGTAGCACCCAAAGTTGGGCCCCCAAACCTATTCCAGAGAGAATTACAGAAGGGACCCACTCGTCATTGtatttttcttcttcctctttcttcttcttttggatAGGGACACAATTAGAGCATCGAGCCGGTTACCGTAGGGTGTCATGCACATGCAAGGAAAGAAAGAGAGGGAGCATGCGCTGGGGCTAGGACACGCGATGGAGGATGGGGGCTGTCCTGTTGGACCAAGAGGAATGGGGTTTGGGGGAGAAATATGGATGCCCAGCCAAATATGGGGTCTAGAGTAGGGACCCTGCTGGAGTAATGTTTTTAGCCTGGGCACCCATATTTAGCTATTGGGGCTTGAGTAGGGGCCTTGCTGAAGTTGCTCTTAAACACTCTCTAGGGAGTCTCTTTTATCTAGTTACTCCCCTTAGAATGATATCTACacacttaccataggttagaagaagactgaaaaaagagttctctctatatcgctTAATTCTCTCTATCTTGTCTTGTAAGAATTGGGTAGGTGAGCTCTTGAGGTAGCAccctgcttgcttgtttaggatcttttataaggtgctagaaaacttagataaagatatagggggtgtttgggactgctctgctccacgtttttcagcttcacttcacgttttttagccaaataGTTTCAGCTCCACGAACTCAATTCGAGGAAAAAGGGTGGATTTGTGAAAACACTTAAAGAGGTACTTCACAAACTCCAATTTTTTATGGAGCTGCTCTacggtggagtttgtggagcagagtttgtGAAGCAGTCCTAAACACCtcatagtcttggctagactgatAATTTTAATTTCATTTCCGTATTTATTTTGATTAGCTGATACGATAAATTTTAGATAAAACTATTTATTCTTTTTAGTCTGCCATCTCGATCCTTCAATGAACAGAAATGACTGTGATGACGCTTCGTGGGAGCTCGGAGACGGTAGATTGGGCACTGGTACATTTGCGACTTGGGCGCCGGGAACGACGTCGGAGGGGCGTTGCCGGTGCGGGTGCCGTTGGTCGCGCGCCATGACTGGTGGCAAGTTTGGCTTGGTGGCAGGATAGACGCGGTTAGCCATTTAATAGTAGAGCCACACACGTGATGAGAACTGAGACACGGTTagagatggcaacgggtacaaACCGCTGGGTTTTGCCATCCCAAACTCATGCCCACGAAAATAAAATCTGCCCGTTAAAAAACCCATGACCCATCGCTGGTTTAGTTTTATGCCCAAACCCATGCCCATTCGGGTCACGGGGTACCCACGGGTCGCCCATGATATCAATAAAATTTAAACTTATTTCATAGATATTTATTAGAACCTTTTTTGTCTTTCTAATCTAAGAAGAAAAAATATTATAGATTTTAACTACTTGCCTAGGTATTAGTAAATAGTATATAGATTCCACCACTCTCTCCTCTAGTTGGCGATATGAAACTAAAATCATCATATTGTGAGTAATAACTAAAAACAAACACATGTAAGCTCGTTTTTTTTGTTAAGACCCAGATAGACAACACCACCTCAAGCAAATATGTCATGTATGGATACTTGTGTTTTATTCTTTTCTCTACCTTTTCTAATACTAACTTAAAATTGTTTCCATACCTTATTATCTAAAATTTATTTATACAAAGTGCGTGTGATATATAGATTAGGTGGGTAGATATAAACTACTTTGCTATCATGGACCGGGTTTACAAAACCTATGGGTTTACGGGTTTGGATACTACATTTCCAAACCCATGCCTATAAACCCGCTGGGTCTAGCTTTTTATCCATTAATAAACCCATGAGTAGAGAAATTGATCCAAACCCATGCCTAAAAACCTATCAGGTTTCCGGGTACCGTTGCCATCTTTAGACACGGTGGTGGGCTTGGGCGGCTGTCGCAGCTGGTGCTGTGGTGGGCTGGGAGATGACGTGACGACGTGCGGGAAGGAGATGCACGCGACGGGATGGAGATGTGCCCGACTTTGCACATTTTTATACACTGTATGCGATCAATTTGCCAATTTATAAAAGATGGAGAAGGAATATGAGGAATTTTTCTCTAATTTTTTCCCCAAATACATGGACGGGGAAGAGATACATGACACTCGGGCCCTGTTTGTTctaccaactaaattttagctagctaaactttagtcactttagtagctaaagtttcaaacacattgactaaaagaggCTAAAATAGTTTGGTTCTattaagagtagctaaaataattttaggtagctaaaatttagttggtggacgAAACAGCGCCTCGGAGAGATGCTCTTACCACCGGCACTGATTGCGATTATGGGAATTCCCGATTATGGAACGTGTTAGGTGCAGCTCCAAATAAACTGCAGCGCCCGTTCAGCTCATTCGTCTCCCGGATTCCAACGCGTGTCCGTCCTTTACCCTCCCGAGAGGCGAAAGCAGAGTCCCCTTACCGCCGCCGGCCGCTGCCATGGACGTTGGCGCGAAGGAGGAGAGGGATCAGGCGTGGTGGGGCCAGCGTGCATGGTCCCTCCTCTCCGCTGTCCGCGCACGGGCGCCGCTAGTGCAGTGCATCACCAACCTCGTGTCCATGGACATCGCCGCCAACGTGCTGCTCGCCTCGGGCGCCTCGCCGGCCATGGTCCACTCGCTCCGCGAGGTGCCCGACTTCACCCCGCGCTGCGCCGCCGTGTACATCAACGTAGGTACGCTATCCGAGGACTGGCTCCCTTCCATGCGCGCCGCCGCCTGCGCCGGCCGCCCGTGGGTGCTCGaccccgtcgccgccgccgcctccgggtTCCGGATGGAAGCCTGCCTCGAGCTCCTCTCGCTCTGCCCAGCAGTCGTCAGGGGGAACGCCTCTGAGATTCTCGCGCTCGCCTCCCGCTCAGCCGCCGCCTCCTCTTCCAATTTCAAGGTACTTTACCCTCTCCCCGGTGTTCTTCTGTTCTTCAGTAATTCCGATTCGATCAAGGATAAGAGAAAGACTAACGAGATTATATGGATTTATTGTGGATCGCACTGCCTAGGTGAACTATGAAAAACAGTGATTTAATTGAATTGAGGTCAATAAAATGGAAATCTCGCGTCCTCACAAGCCGCAACTTTTAAAGTTCAAACCTGTATACACCTTTGCTACTGCATTTTTCTACTGACTGATATGATTCACTTGCTCCTAACTCAAATCCAAGCAAGTAATAAAAATCCTAACTGAACTAGATGGAGGAACTGTTTAATTGGTTTATAATTGACACAGCCTAGGAGTATTAGGACTAAAATACCCATTAGTTAACTGAAAAAAACGGAAAACAAGAAATTATACTCTAATGTTGTCACCatgttctgaaaatttaaaATGTAAATCACTGCATAAACCTTTTCTCCTCTGCAGCTCTGCTACATTTCTATTGTGTGATTATTTCCATTTCCCTTTACTCTTCACAGTTCTCCATGGCCCATGACAAGCATGTGTACTTGTTAGTCTCCTGAGTGTTATGGCTAGTTTCAGTATGATTTTATCTTGATTCATGCCAGATTATACCTTGTTAGGACTCCAGGAATATCTAGGCCCCTTCTCTCTGTACTGTGCAGATTAGAAACACAAGTACACCAGTAATAGTATGTATTCCATTCCCATCTTGTTGCCACTGGAATCAACTTCTGATCAAATTGCAGGGTGTGGACAGTTCACATGGCTCTGTGGATGCTATTGAAGCTGCAAAAGCATTGGCATTGTCCAGCAGCACTGTAGTTGTGGTATCCGGAGCTGTTGATTTCATCACTGATGGGAAGCAGGTTGTCAGCGTGAGCAACGGTGTGCCGATGATGCAGAAGATCACCGCAACAGGGTGCGCTGTGACTGCTCTTATTGCTGCATTTGTCTCCATGGAACCTTCGGATGCCATAGTTGCAGCAGCATGCGCTCTTTCCATCTTTGGTCTGGCGGGAGAGATTGGGATGGAGTCAGCCAAGGGGCCTGCCTCTCTTAGGATGCACCTCATCGACGCTCTCTACTACCTTGATGAAGAAATGGTCACCTCTCGAGTTAGGATTTCCTTGCGACCATGATCCTGTGTGATGGCTATGTTTTTCAGGTAAATACGGAGTTTGGAATAATGTAAAGGCTGAGTTCACTTTCTGAAATGTCTTGATAACCATGATACGAGGCAGATCAGTGATTGCCCAACCATGAAAATCGACTGTACGAAATACCTAGGATTGATGCCCAAATTTTGTGCCTGAATTGTCAGCTGCACAGACTTAGTAGAATACAGAAAAATGAGGAACTTGTTCTTGATCAGTTTAGAGTGAAGATATGGAGGCACGATGGAGTAATACACATCATTGGATGTGTGTTTTACATGGTGATGTAGTGATAAAGAGAGCTACTGTCAAGAAGACACATGTGATGCATGTGACTCCAAATGTTGAGATGGCCGAGTTGGTCTAAGGCGCCAGATTAAGGTTCTGGTCCGAAAGGGCGTGGGTTCAAATCCCACTCTCaacatatttttttaattttctatttgtttttaaattttttccCTGGCCTCCTATCTTCCTCTACCATATTAtctaaacatatttattttttagttttttccCCTGGCCTCCTATCTTCCTCTACCATATTCTTTAAACATATTTGTTTCCAAACTTTTTTTTCACTAACCTCTTATCTTCCTCTACCATATTCTTTAAAATTTGCCTCATATCTTCCTCTACCATATTCTTTAAAATTTATTTTTGCTGGCTCCCATCTTCCTTCACCATATTCTTTAAATTTacattttttttgttattttctTCATGTATTTATCATCCAAGCCTTTTCGTTTTGCAATCTGTCATGATATCCGTTACTGTGATGCATGTAGATGCAGATTTCCTTATGCATTTTGCCATGATATCAATTCTGGTTTCGGCCCTTGAGTTCAAACATATATTTCCTTCGTCCTAAGAATATAATTATCACTTTTCAATAGATCAAATAGTTGTAAGTTGATTAATAAATCTATTAAAATACTGACATTTATGATAATGAATATTATGTTAGATTAATCATAaagtatatattctatatattcttatagtatatctatttggagTGGTAAATGTTAGTAATATTTTTTACAAACTTAGTCAATTAAAATATGAAATTGTATTCTTTTCGAAATGGAGGTAGTATTATCTACCTATACAGTGTATCTTTAAACTTTATTGCTGCTACCCTCCCATTTTCTTGTACCATATTCTTTAAATTTACATTTTTGTTGTTTCTTTGTGTATTCATCGTTGTGGCCTTTCAATTTCGTTAGATTTTCTTATGCAAGTTGCCATGATATCCGTTTACCATGACGCATGCATATGTGGATCTTTATGCAATTTGCCATGATATCAATTCTAAACATGAAATAATCTAACATATACCCCCTTCATCTTTCTAGGAATATACAACTCTTTTTAATAATTTTAAAATTgattaaattaataaaaatactaacatttatgatatcaaataagtATTATTATATTAGATTAATCATAcaacatttattatatatatgtttataTCATATTTATTTGTAGTAGTAAAATTAATATTTTGTACAAATGTAGTCAGTCAAAACATAGAATTGCATTCATTTTGAATGGAAGTACTACTCCGTCCGTccctaaatactgctatttctaggagaaaattttgtccacaaatactgctatttctactagCATACTCAGTCCACCAGCCCATTTAATTCTCCTCGGAACTTTCATGATCCACGAGCCCATTTAATTTCTTTTAGGGAATAGTACTTTGGCGCATGATAATTGGTTGAGTCTGTTTAGTTGGTATTAAATGTAGCTCGTTGGAACTATAGAACCATGGTTTAACgtgcatgattaaatggtggaagccaaattaattaagggtagaatagtcttttgtttgccacactaatctgtctgaaatctgctagaaatagcagtatttaggaacggagggagtactttttATCGAGAACATGACAAGAATAATGGATGGAAATTGATTTTCGATCACTCTCAGTAGCGATAGATTGAGAATCAAATGACTTCTGATAAAGGGAAAGGAACAAAAACATCGCAATATACCTCGTCACGACTTC from Sorghum bicolor cultivar BTx623 chromosome 3, Sorghum_bicolor_NCBIv3, whole genome shotgun sequence encodes the following:
- the LOC8075358 gene encoding hydroxyethylthiazole kinase yields the protein MDVGAKEERDQAWWGQRAWSLLSAVRARAPLVQCITNLVSMDIAANVLLASGASPAMVHSLREVPDFTPRCAAVYINVGTLSEDWLPSMRAAACAGRPWVLDPVAAAASGFRMEACLELLSLCPAVVRGNASEILALASRSAAASSSNFKGVDSSHGSVDAIEAAKALALSSSTVVVVSGAVDFITDGKQVVSVSNGVPMMQKITATGCAVTALIAAFVSMEPSDAIVAAACALSIFGLAGEIGMESAKGPASLRMHLIDALYYLDEEMVTSRVRISLRP